A region of Cucumis melo cultivar AY chromosome 2, USDA_Cmelo_AY_1.0, whole genome shotgun sequence DNA encodes the following proteins:
- the LOC103492031 gene encoding chaperonin-like RbcX protein 2, chloroplastic, with protein MVGALSMVGSSVVDSHTSPCLCLDALPTTSINLKSCGDFVMKKKYSMGRQRLPKPKHLDLSSSFVDNGLEWLLSVDMINRSSRKQTKNRRLVVVDELGGQYEDNFDDVKMQMLNYFTYKAVRTVMNQLYEMNPPQYRWLYDFVLNNKPTDGKHFIRRLVKEQQDLAERVMITRLHLYGKWVKKCNHAEIYQEISDENVELMRERLMQTVIWPSDDTNTEKIG; from the exons ATGGTGGGAGCTTTATCTATGGTGGGTTCTTCAGTAGTGGATTCTCATACTTCCCCCTGTTTGTGTTTGGATGCTTTGCCCACAACCAGCATCAATCTCAAAAGTTGTGGGGATTTtgtaatgaaaaagaaatattcAATGGGTCGACAGCGTTTGCCGAAACCCAAGCACTTGGATCTAAGCAGCTCGTTTGTCGATAATGGCCTGGAGTGGCTGCTCTCGGTTGATATGATAAATAGGAGTTCAAGGAAGCAGACCAAGAATAGAAGACTTGTGGTTGTTGATGAACTTGGGGGGCAGTATGAAGATAACTTTGATGATGTTAAAATG CAAATGCTTAATTATTTTACATACAAAGCTGTGAGGACTGTTATGAACCAGCTGTATGAAATGAACCCCCCACAGTACAGGTGGCTTTACGA TTTCGTGTTAAACAACAAGCCAACAGACGGAAAGCATTTCATCCGAAGGCTTGTGAAG GAACAGCAAGATCTTGCTGAAAGAGTAATGATCACACGTCTCCACCTCTATGGAAAATGGGTGAAG AAATGTAACCATGCGGAAATATACCAAGAGATCTCGGACGAAAATGTGGAATTAATGCGAGAACGACTTATGCAGACTGTTATATGGCCTTCAGATGACACAAATACAGAGAAGATTGGCTAA
- the LOC103492030 gene encoding uncharacterized protein LOC103492030 — translation MPTSASSAIPKPSSDLIARLTVADAAVNLKALRDIKNQIIGNRTKKLSFIKLGVVPHVAAILSSTSDPNILVQSAAVLGSFACGVDAGVSAVLDAGAFPKLLRLLADPDPKVVDAGARSLRMIYQSKLAPKHDFLQQENTKFLLSLLNSQNENVTGLGASIIVHSCETIAEQKALHDGGVLEKLIDLLDGSLSQRDASLESIATIFKNNVEAIARFMQPGRENCLNYIIELMKDRNPKTRLLACVCLIVIRNSSPCYLQDIGIKMKLIHSLLELLDSPDQVGDEAPFVFSTLIAEKEELQKLAFEANAIDKLYNYLQKDQLSPRRFQGMLLAFSHLCSKLESCRSRFLSLQVMNIVIDAIKHESSDIRIAACTCLRSVSRSIKNLSAGYFMNEAVVLPVVRLLHDPCNDVQLAALGAISNIVVEFSTKRSIFIGCGGVKELVRLSKSMDLEIRLNALWALRNLMFLTNIMCKEAIFMELTASLLASLVCDPEPSIQEHAMALVRNLIDGCEDSIEYAFAEDAIVLNTIGRQLQNISTDEIGVQGMYVLCNVASGNEFHKEGVMKQLFPRGDDVIHSFVVKFLQSDNSQLRIAAIWAIINLTLPSSPRALDRVTKLRNAGIISQIKNMVNDPCLDVKLRVRTVLGQLMAFGDGITL, via the exons ATGCCAACCTCAGCTTCTTCTGCGATTCCCAAGCCCTCCTCCGACCTCATCGCCCGATTGACTGTCGCCGACGCCGCCGTTAACCTCAAGGCATTGAGAGACATCAAAAATCAGATCATCGGTAACCGCACTAAGAAGCTTTCCTTCATCAAGCTCGGCGTTGTCCCTCACGTTGCTGCTATTCTCTCCTCCACTTCTGACCCCAACATTCTCGTCCAGTCCGCTGCTGTTCTTGGCAGCTTTGCTTGCGGCGTCGACGCTGGTGTCTCTGCCGTTCTCGATGCCGGAGCCTTCCCTAAACTGCTTCGATTGCTTGCCGATCCCGATCCCAAg GTTGTGGATGCAGGAGCTCGTTCGTTAAGAATGATTTATCAATCAAAGTTGGCTCCAAAGCATGATTTCCTTCAGCAAGAAAACACCAAATTTCTTCTTTCGTTATTGAATAGTCaaaatgaaaacgtgactggaCTTGGAGCAAGTATCATTGTTCACTCATGTGAGACAATTGCAGAGCAGAAGGCATTGCATGATGGTGGAGTTCTAGAGAAACTGATTGACCTTCTTGATGGTTCTCTGAGTCAAAGGGATGCTAGTTTGGAGTCTATTGCAACGATATTTAAAAACAATGTTGAAGCGATAGCAAGGTTCATGCAACCTGGTAGAGAAAATTGTCTGAATTATATAATTGAGCTTATGAAGGACAGAAATCCCAAGACAAGATTGTTAGCCTGCGTATGCTTAATTGTTATAAGGAATTCATCACCTTGTTATTTGCAAGATATTGGAATCAAAATGAAATTGATACATAGTTTGCTTGAGCTTCTTGACAGTCCAGATCAAGTTGGAGATGAAGCTCCGTTTGTTTTTTCAACTTTAATTGCAGAGAAGGAGGAGCTACAGAAATTAGCTTTTGAGGCAAATGCAATTGATAAGTTGTACAATTACTTGCAAAAGGATCAGTTAAGTCCTAGACGTTTTCAAGGAATGTTGCTGGCCTTTTCTCATCTGTGCTCAAAGTTGGAGAGCTGTAGGTCTAGATTTCTCTCTTTGCAG GTAATGAACATAGTGATTGATGCCATAAAACATGAAAGTAGCGACATACGTATTGCAGCTTGCACTTGCTTGAGAAGTGTTTCTCGATCTATCAAG AATTTGAGTGCAGGTTACTTTATGAACGAAGCAGTTGTCCTTCCCGTAGTTCGGCTTTTACACGATCCTTGTAATGATGTTCAG CTTGCAGCACTTGGTGCTATTAGCAACATAGTGGTTGAATTTTCAACAAAGAGATCAATATTTATAGGATGTGGAGGCGTGAAAGAGCTGGTTCGATTATCAAAGTCTATGGACTTGGAAATAAGGCTTAATGCATTGTGGGCTTTAAGGAATTTAATGTTCCTCACAAATATTATGTGTAAAGAAGCAATCTTCATGGAGTTAACAGCTTCCTTATTAGCTAGCCTTGTTTGCG ATCCTGAGCCTTCCATACAGGAGCATGCTATGGCCCTTGTGCGCAATCTTATTGATGGATGTGAGGATTCAATTGAGTATGCGTTTGCTGAAGATGCCATTGTATTGAATACTATTGGCCGACAATTGCAAAATATTTCAACAGATGAAATTGGAGTTCAg GGAATGTATGTACTTTGCAATGTTGCAAGTGGAAATGAGTTTCATAAGGAAGGGGTAATGAAACAACTATTTCCACGAGGAGATGACGTGATCCACTCGTTTGTGGTGAAGTTTTTGCAGAGTGATAACAGTCAGCTTCGAATTGCTGCTATCTGGGCAATAATAAATCTTACTTTGCCTTCAAGTCCTCGTGCACTAGATCGTGTCACAAAGCTAAGGAATGCTGGTATTATTTCTCAAATAAAGAATATGGTCAATGATCCGTGCCTGGACGTAAAG CTCCGTGTGAGAACAGTGCTTGGACAGCTAATGGCTTTCGGTGATGGTATTACATTATAA